In the genome of Telluria mixta, the window CCAGTCGCCCGACTCGTACGTCAGCCGCGTGAAGTAGAAGTCGTACGTCGCCATGCTCTTCAGCCGATCTTGCGGCCCGTGTTGATCACGTTGATGCCGTTGAAGCGCGTGGTCGACGTGCCGTGCGAGACGGCGCTCACCTGGCTCGGCTGGCCCTTGCCGTCGAAGAAGGAGCCGCTCATGCGCCAGTCGCGTTCATCGCAGATCGCCGTGCACGCATTCCAGAAGTCCTGCGTGTTCGACTGGTACGCCACGTCTTCCAGCATCTGGCCGATCTTGCCGTCCTTGATCTCGAAGTACAGCTGGCCGCCGAACTGGAAGTTGTAGCGCTGCTGGTCGATGGAGTAGGAGCCGCGGCCGAGTATGTAGATGCCTTTCTTGACGTCCTTGACCATCTCGTCCGGCGTCAGTTTCTGCTTGCCGGGGACGAGCGACACGTTCGGCATCCGCTGGAACTGCACCTTGCTCCAGCTGTCCGCATAGGAGCAGCCGTGCGATTCCTTTTCGCCGATGATGTGCGCCTGGTCGCGCGTGGCCTGGTAGTTGACGAGGATGCCGTCCCTGATGATGTCCCAGCGCTTCGCGGGCACGCCTTCGTCGTCGTAGGCGACGGCGCCCAGCGAACCCGGCGCGGTCTTGTCGCCCGTGAAGTTGACGATCTTCGAGCCGAAGTTGAATTGTCGCGATTCCCATTTGTCCAGCGTGCAGAAGCTGGTGCCGGCGTAATTGGCTTCGTAGCCCAGCACGCGGTCCAGCTCCGTCGGGTGGCCGACGGATTCGTGGATCGTCAGGAACAGGTTTTCCGGCGCCAGCACGAGGTCGTACTTGCCCGGGTCGACACTCTTCGCCGTGAGCTTTTCGCGCGCCTGGCGGCCCGCGTTCTTCGCTTCCTCGACGATGTCGTAGCCGCCGTTGTACAGCGTGGCCACGCCGCCGGCCGCGCGCACCTTGTGCTCCGGCTTGACGTCGAAATATTCGTAGCCCATGCCGACCGGCGGCGCCAGGCCCGCGCGCGCGCGGAATTTGCCGGTCGCCTTGTCGACCGCCGTCGCGTTGATCGGCGCCCACAGGCGGTGGATGTCCTGGTCGATGTACGAGCCGTCCGTCGATGCAAAATACTTCTGCTGGTTCACCTGGAACAGGTTCGCCGTCATGAAGCTGGCGCCGGCCGCGAGGCCCGCCTTGTTCGCGGCGATCAGCAGGTCGGCCTTGTCCTTGACGGGCACGCTGCGCCAGTCTTTTTTGATCGGCGTGGCCCATGCGACTTCGCCCACGCCCTTCACGGGCGCGAGCTGCACGGGTTCCGTCTGCAGCTTCGCGTTGGCCTTCGCGATGGCCACGGCCTGGCGCGCGGCGCCGGCGACGGCGTCCGGGGTCAGGGAGTTCGTGGCGGCGAAGCCGTAGGCGCCGGCGGCGATCACGCGCACGCCGATGCCCGTCGATTCGGTATTCGTCACGCTCTCGACGTTCAGGTCGCGCGTGGTGATGTACTGGTTCAGGTAGCGGCCGATGCGGACGTCGCAGTACGAGGCGCCCGCTTTTTTCGCGGCGTCCATCGCGGTATCGGCCAGCGATTTCTTGAAGCTCAGTGCGAGGGGATTGAGCAGTTCCTCGGCGGCGATCGCATTGCCGAACACGGGGACCAGCATGGTGCCGGCGGTGCCGGCACCGATTTTGAGGAAGGTACGGCGTTCCATGAATTCTCCATTACCGCAAAACCGTCGTTCCCGCCTCCGCGGGAACGACGTGCTTATTGTTACACCGCGTCGGAGAGCGACGTGAAGTTGAAGTCGCGTACTTTCATCGGCGGAATCAGCATCTGGAACGGCACCTCGTCGCCACCGATGACGACCGGCTTGCCGATCTCCTCGATATTGTTGAGCATCGTGACGGGGCTCTCGTTGAAGCGGAAGTTCTTGATCGGGTACTTGATCTTGCCGTTCTCAATGTAGAACGTGCCGTCGCGCGTGAGGCCCGTCAGCAGCACCGATTGCGGGTCGACCATGCGGATGTACCACGTGCGGGTGACGAGGACGCCCTTCTTCGTGTTGGCGATCAGCTCCGCCGTCGACTTGTCGGTGCCTGCCATGATGATGTTGCCCGGCGTGGCCGTCGCCGGCACGCCCTTCTTCTTCGCCCAGTACTGCGAGTAGTTCAGCGCGTTGACCTTGCCGTCCTTGATCAGGTCCATGCGCTTGCGCGCGATAAGGTTCTCGGTGTCCCACGGCAGGACGGGCACGTCCGGATTCCACGGGTCGGCCCAGATGTTGACCTGCTGGTCGAACAGCTTGTCGCCCAGGCGCGAGGCGCCGCCCTTCTTCGACAGGAAGCTGCGGCCTTCGTCGGTCTGGCGCGCGTCGAAGCCGAACAGCATGTAGCCGAGCAGCTCGGACGTGGCGGCCGGTTCCAGGATCACGGTGTAGCGGCCCGGTTCCAGCGCCTTCGCGTCGACGGAGCGCAGCGCCTTTTCGATTGCGACGTCGGCCGCTTCGCGCGCGTCGAACTTGTTCGCGTCGGAGGCCGAGCGCTTGACCCAGCCGGAGCCGCGGCCGTCTTCCGTGCGCACGGTGCAGGTGAAGTCGAGGCTCGTTTGCTGCTGGTGGCCGTACACGCCGTTCGAGTTGGCCACGCTGGAGATCTGGTTACCGTCCGTGAAGAAGCCGGCGGCGACGAGCTTGTTCTTCTTGCAGGCTTCGATCGCGTACGCCGCGGTCTGGGCGCGGAATTCCGGATCGATGGCGGCCGTCTTCGCGTTGAAGGTCTGCGACGCCTTGTACTCCTGCTTCGAGACGGCCGGCATGAATTCCGGATTCTCCGGCGCCAGGCGCGCGAGGTCCTCGGCGCGGCGCACGACTTTTTCCAGCGACTTGTCGTCGAACTCGTTGATGGTGGCGGTGCCCTGGCGCTTGCCGAAAGCGACCGTCACGGAGATGTTGGTGTCGTCCGCGAGGCCGGCGGTGGAGACCTGGTTGCGCGCGAAGCGGATGTTGCCGTTGCGGCTGCCGCTCACGGTGACGATGCATTCGTCCGCCTTCGAGAACGACAGGACGCGGTCGGTGATGTGTTTGGTTTGTTCCTGGGTCAGGATGGTCATGATGCAGGGTCCCCTTAGCCGATCTTGCGGGCGGTGTTGATGACGTTGATGCCGTTGAAGCGCGCGGTCGACGACCCGTGCGACACGATGCTGATCTGCGGAGGCTGGCCCTTGCCGTCGAAGAAGGAGCCGCCCATGCGCCAGTCACGCTCGTCGCAGATCGCCGTGCACGCATTCCAGAAGTCCTGCGTGTTCGACTGGTACGCCACGTCTTCCAGCATCTGGCCGATCTTGCCGTTCTTGATCTCGTAGAACAGCTGGCCGCCGAACTGGAAGTTGTAGCGCTGCTGGTCGATCGAGAACGAACCCTCGCCCACGATGTAGATGCCCTTCTTGATGTCCTTGACCATCTCGTCCGGCGTCAGTTTCTTCTGGCCGGCCTGCAGGGACACGTTCGGCATGCGCTGGAACTGCACGTTGCTCCAGCTGTCCGCGTACGAGCAGCCGTCCGATTCTTCCTTGCCGATGATGTGCGCCTGGTCGCGCGTGGCCTGGTAGCTGACGAGGATGCCGTCCTTGATGATGTCCCAGCGCTTGGTCTTGACGCCTTCGTCGTCGTAGCCCACGTTGCCCAGCGAGCCCGGAGTCGTCTTGTCGGCGACGATGTTCACCAGCGGCGAGCCGTACTTGAACGACTTCGACTCCCACTTGTCGAGCGTGGCGAAGCTGGTGCCGGCGTAGTTCGCCTCGTAGCCCAGCACGCGATCGAGCTCGGTCGGGTGACCGACGGATTCGTGGATCGTCAGGTACAGGTGTTCGGGCGACAGCATCAGGTCGTACTTGCCCGGCGTGACCGACTTCGCGGTCAGCTTGCGCTTGGCGTCGCGGCCCGCGGCGCGCGCGTCCTCGACGATGTCGTACGACTTCGTGTACAGCGTGGCGACGCCGCCCGCGGCCTTGATCTTGTCTTCCTTGCGTGCGTCCAGGTATTCGTAGCCCATGCCGACCGGCGTCGACAGGCCGTTACGCGAGCGGAACTTGCCGCTGGCCTTGTCCACCGCGGTCGCGGAGAACGGCGCCCACATACGTTGCAGGTCCTGGTCGATGTACGAACCGTCGGTCGATGCGAAGTACTTCTGCTGGTTCACCTGGAACAGCATCGACTGCATGAAGCTCGCGCCGGCATCCATGCCCGCCTTGTTCGCCGCGATCAGGAGTTCGGCCTTGTCCTTGATCGGCACCGCGCGCCAGTCCTTCACGATCGGGGTCGCCCACGACACTTCGCCCACGCCCTTGACCGGTGCGAGACGCACCGGTTCGGACTGCAGCTTCGCGTTCGCCTTGGCGATCGCAACCGCCTGGCGCGCCGCGCCGGCGATACCGTCCGGCGTCATGTCGTTGGTGGCGGCGAAGCCGTACGCGCCGTTGCACACCACGCGCACGCCGACGCCGGCCGATTCCGTGTTCGTCACGTTCTCGACGTTCAGGTCGCGGGTGATGATGTACTGGTTGAGATAGCGGCCGATGCGCACGTCGCAATAGCTCGCGCCGGCCTTGGTGGCGGCGTTGAGCGCGATATCGGCCAGCGCCTTCTTGGCCGCGACTGGCATCGCGGTGAGCAGCTCCTCGGCGGCGATCGCGTTGCCGAAGACGGGTACCAGCATGGCACCGGCGGTTCCGGCACCGATTTTAAGGAAGGTACGGCGTTCCATGGGTTCTCCTGAAATCACACACTTCTTTTTGGTCAGCGGCCCGGGTGGCGGACCGCTCCTTTTTTTACTGCGGGGTGATGAAGCCGATGCACCTTAGCAGCAAGTTGACGTTTTGAATAGGCAATCTTCATGCCACGTGGGAGGCGGCGGATTTGCACGCGTTCCGGCGTTTCGCGGTGTCCGCGACTGTCCGCCCGGTGTCCGCGACAGGTGGGCCGGACACCTCGCATATGCATGCGTCATTACGCTTGAATGCAACACGACATTACTGAATGGTTACGCGTGAGAATTTGTGCATTTTTACACTTAAGCACCGTGTATATTGCGTCGGCAACGCTGCATGTCACATTTCAGAACAGGGAATCCATGAAGATCGTCCGCCTTGCGGCCGCCGCCGCGATCGCGCTGGCCAGCTGCACGCTCCAGGCCCAGGAAGCCAGCCAGGCCACCGCCCCGCCGACCTCGGCGCCGCCCGTGTCGCCTGCCGTCGAGAACTCGGTCGTCAGGATCTTCAGCACCCTGCGCCGGCCCGATCCGTTCAAGCCCTGGACCAAGGCCACGCCGCAGGACATCACGGGATCGGGCGTGGTCATCGAAGGCAAGCGGATCCTCACCAACGCCCACGTCGTCGGTTACGCGAGCCAGGTGCAGGTGCAGGCCAGCCAGGACGGCGACAAGGTCGGCGCCACCGTCGTCGCCATCGCGCGCGGCATGGACCTGGCCCTCCTGAAGCTGGACGACGAGTCGTTCTTCGACAAGCACCGCCCGGTCGCGCGCACGAGCGTCCTGCCGGACGTGCGCGAGGCCGTGATGGCCTATGGCTATCCGATGGGCGGCACGTCGCTGTCCGTCACCAAAGGCATCGTCTCGCGCGTCGAATTCGTCCCCTACGGCTACGGCAGCGCAGGCCTGCGCGTGCAGATCGACGCGCCCATCAACCCCGGCAACAGCGGCGGTCCGGTGATCGACGGCGACAAGATGGTCGGCCTCGCGTTCTCGGTGGCGGCGAACGCTCAGAACATCGGCTACGTGATCCCGAACGAGGAAGTGGAACTGTTCCTGCGCGACGTGGCCGACGGCCGCTACGACGGCAAGCCGCTGCTGCTGGACGACATCCAGACGCTGGAGAACCCGATCCTGCGCCAGTATCTCAAGCTGGACAAGTCGGTCGACGGCGTCATCGTGCACCGCCCGTACCGCAGCGATGCCGCGTATCCGCTGAAGGAATGGGACGTCATCACGCGCATCGGCGACTACCCCATCGACAACCAGGGCATGGTCAGGCTGGGGCCCAACCTGCGCGTGCGCTTCCAGTACCGCGTGCAGCAGGTCGCGAAGAACGGCAAGGTGCCGCTCACCATCGTCCGCGGCGGCAAGACCATGCAGGTGCAGGTACCCGTGAACGGCCAGCGTCCCCTCTTGATCCCGGCGCTGGACGGCGACTATCCGTCGTACTTCGTGTACGGCCCGATCGTGTTCTCGCGCGCCACGGCGGAATACCTGTCCTTCATCAGCGGTAACGCGCAGCTGCTGAACGCCTACAGCTTCAACGCCAGCCCGCTCGTCACGCGCCGCGGCGACGAGCCGGACGCGCAGCGCGAAGAACTCGTCGTCGTCAGCTCGCCGTTCTTCCCGCACAAGCTCGTGACGGGTTACAGCAACCGCTTCGGCGCCGTCGTCGAGTCGATCAACGGCGTACCGGTACGCAGCCTGCGCCACCTGGTGGCCCTGCTGCGCGACCTGAAGGACGACCTCGTCGTGCTGCGCTTCGACCAGCGCCTGGGCGAGACGATGGTCCTGCCGCGCCAGGCGATGGTCGACGCGACCGAGGGCGTCCTGCAGGACAACGGCATCCGCTCGCAAGGTTCGCAAGACATGCTGGACGTCTGGAACGGCAAGAAGAATTGATGACGTCTGTGCTTTCGTTACGCCGCGCCGCATTGGGCGCGGCCGTGCTCTCGGCGTGCGCGCCGAGTCTCGCCGCGGCCGCACAGGCCTTGCCCACGCCGGCCCAGCTGGCGGCGCTGGCCTTTCCCGGCTGGAGCGAGAGCGCGGCCGGCCGCGTGCACAGCGCGTCCTTGCCGCCGCTCCCCGGCACCGGGCACGGCATCTATGCCGGCTGGAACGTGGGCACGAACCGCGTGCTCGTCGAACCGAAACTGGTGGTACGCACCGATCCCACGCACCTGACCCTGATCGCGGGCCTCGTGCCGGCCGGAGACGACGGCCGCACCGGCGCCGTCCACGCGACCCCGCTGGCGCTGGCGGCTTACCAGTTCGAACAGCATGGCGGCACGTGGGGCGTCGTCGGACGCCAGGGCATCTTCGCGCTGCGCGGCTTTTCCGGCGCCGCCGCCGTGCGCGAAGTCGCGCTGGCCGCGCGCCGTCCGGCCGTCGCAGTGGAATACGGCAGCTGCTGGCAGGGTTACTGCGGCACCTGGCTCGCCGTGTACGAAGTGGGCCGCGACGCCGTCCGGCGCGAGCCCGCCGTGGAACTGGCGCTGTCCGGCATCAACGTCGACAGCGCGGCGGATTGCCAGCGCCGCCTGTCTCCGCTCGTGAAGCCGCACCAGCAAGACCCCATCGCACGCGACGATGGGGGCACGCCGGACACGCATGACTGCTATGCGATCGAAAGCAGCTGGAGCATCGACGCGACGCACGAGCAGCCGGGGGACCTGACCATCCGCTACCAGGGCGCGATCAGCCGTGCCGAGTCGTACGCGGGTCCGCCGGCGGCGATCGACCAGAAGCAGGTGCTCCGGTACGGGAACGGGAAGTACCGGGCGGTGTCGGGATATTCGCCGGTGCCGGCGATCTGAATCACGGCGCGGTCTTCTTGACCGGCGTGAAGTTCAGATCCTGGAAGTCGTAACTGAAATCCGTCTCGGTCGAAATCGGCTGCATCCGCATCCGCTCGATACTCCCGTCCGGATTCAGCGCGAACGTCACGTACGCATCCGCATTGAAGTTGCGCTCCTTCCAGCGCACGATGAACGTGTCGTGCTGGTAGTGTTCCAGTTCGCCCGTCAGGTCGGGCGTGCGCGACATCGTCAGGATCTGTTTATTCCCGTCGTGGCGGATGGTCGCGATGCCGTACCACGGATCCTCGTACTCGCCGTCGTACGCCGTCCGCGCCAGCGACGGTTGCGACTTCGATGCGCGCGCGGCGTTCGCCTGCTTGACGCGCGCCAGTTCCTTTGCGTGCTTCTCGTCCTCGACGGCTTTCACGATGCCGATCCAGTCGGTCGTCGCGGCCGGGTCCAGCATGCGGTCGAGCAGCTGGTACTGCAGCGCGTTGAGCGAGCCGCCGCTTTCCGCATTGGTGAGGATGGCGATGCCCAGCTTCGCTTCGGGCACCAGTACCACCTTGGAATAAAAGCCCTGCAGCGCGCCGCTGTGCATCGCGAGCAACTTCCCCTGCCAGTCGCGCAGCTGGAAGCCGAGGCCATACGCGAGGAAGTTCGGACGCGTGGCGGCCAGCCTGGGATCGGGCTCGCTGATGCGCATCGGTGTCTGCGCCGTCCACATCTCGCGTGCCTGCTTCGCGCTGTACAGGCGGATCTCCTTCCCGTTCGCGTCCGTGCCCACGACGCCGCCGGCCAGCAGCACGTTCATCCAGCGCGCGATGTCCCCGGCATTCGTATTGATGCCGACGGCGCCCACCGCGTTCGCCACCGGCATCGCCTTCACGGCCGCGATCCTGTCGTTGATCTTGCTGTGGGCGTTCGCCACGTCCGGGTTGCCCGCGCTCTCCGCGAGGCTGGTCGTCGTCGCCGTCATGCCCACCGGCGCCAGGATGCGTTCGCGGATCGTCTCACCCCACGTCTTGCCTGACTTGGCCGCGATGATCTTGCCGGCCACGATGTACAGCAGGTTGTCGTACGCATAGCTGCTGCGGAAGCTCGTCGCGGGGCGGATGTAGCGCAGCTTGTGGATGATCTCGTCGGTCGAGAAATTCGTCGTGGGCCACCACAGCAGGTCGCCGGCGCCGAGACCCAGGCCGCTGCGGTGCGTGAGCAGGTCGCGCACCGTCATCTCGTGCGTGACGTATGCGTCGTACATCTGGAAGTCCGGCAGGTGCTTCGTGACCGGATCGTCCCACGCGAGCTTGCCTTCGTCGACAAGCATCGCCAGCGCGGCCGCCGTGAACGCCTTCGAGTTCGACGCGACCTCGAACAGCGTTTTCGCATCGACCTTGTCCGGCGCCCCCAGCTTGCGCACGCCGAAGCCCTGCGTGGCCACGACCTTGCCGTCCTTGACGATGGCGATCGCGATGCCGGGCACGTCGAACAGCGTCATCGTGCGTTGGACGTCGGTGGCCAGGTGAGCGTCGAGCGCGGAAACATCCTGCGTAATGACAGGTGCGGTGGGAGCGGCGACGGGCGCCTGCGCCAGTGCGGCGCCGGAAAAAGCGAGCAGGATCGCTGCTGCAATGCGGGTCATGGATTGCACTCTTGGGTTCCTTGGGTGGTGGAAGCGCGGGGCAGGATAGCATGTTCGCGTCGGCGCCACACCTCTGCTATGATCCGCCATTCAATGGATGCCTTCCTCGTTTCCACCGGCATCGTCGCCCTCGCCGAAATCGGCGACAAGACGCAGTTGCTGGCCTTCCTGCTCGCCGCGCGCTTCCGCCGTCCCTTGCCGATCGTGGCCGGCATCTTCGTCGCGACCATCGCCAACCACGCCTTCGCCGCCGCCGTCGGTGCGCTCGTGAGCCGCCTGCTCGGTCCGGACGTCATGCGCTGGGTGCTGGGCATCGCCTTCCTCGGCATGGCCGCCTGGATCATGGTGCCGGACGAGGTCGACGAAGACGAGACGCCGCTCGCGCGCTTCGGCGTCTTCCTCACCACCCTGCTCGCGTTCTTCGTCGCCGAGATGGGCGACAAGACGCAGGTCGCGACCGTCGCCCTGGCCGCGCGCTACTCGTCCGCCGTGGCGGTGGTCGCCGGCACGACGCTCGGCATGATGCTCGCGAACGTGCCGGCCGTGTACTTCGGCGACCGGATCGCCGGCCGTATTCCTTTAAAACTGGTGCACGGCCTGGCGGCGCTGGTCTTTGCCGTGCTGGGCATCGCGACGCTGCTCGGCGCGGGACGCAACCTGGGCTTCTAGGGCTGCTGCGTTACCCACACAGGGGCCGACCACAGGACCTTGCCGTCGTCCTGCGTCACCTTCGCATAATAGAAATGCGCGCCCGGCGCGGGCGTCGTCGTGACGTCCGCCTTGTCCGACAGCTGGCTCACGTCGCCGTTGCGGCCCGGGACGCCTTCGGTGATCGCCACCGTCGCGGCCTGCCGGCCCGTCGCGCTGGCGTAAGCCACCTGCAGCCGCAGCGCCCCCGCGTTATCGAACCGCTCGCCCATCAGGTGGCCGTTCGCGGTGAGGACGACCTGCGCATCCTTGTCCATCGTCGCGAACACGCGGCGCGCGCGCACGGCCTCGAGGAAGCTGGCGCGCGTCAGCGGCACGCCGTTCGGGATCAGTACGGCGCTGCGGTTGCTGTACGACGCGCCCCAGTTGGCGCAATGGTTGTCCTGGTTGCTGCTGAACGCCACGTGATATCCCGCCTCCAGCAGCTTGTTGCAGGCCAGCTCGAAATTGCTGCGCCGCGTCTCGCCCTCGTTCTCGCTGACGGAAAACGCGGAGCTGTTGACCACTTCGCACAAGGCCATGACGGCGTCGCCGTCTTGTGTGTAGGCGAGCGGCGTGCCGTTCACGGTGAACTGGCCGGTGAGCGCAGGGTGGTTGAACTGGCCCGTCAGGCCGCGC includes:
- a CDS encoding serine hydrolase, which translates into the protein MTRIAAAILLAFSGAALAQAPVAAPTAPVITQDVSALDAHLATDVQRTMTLFDVPGIAIAIVKDGKVVATQGFGVRKLGAPDKVDAKTLFEVASNSKAFTAAALAMLVDEGKLAWDDPVTKHLPDFQMYDAYVTHEMTVRDLLTHRSGLGLGAGDLLWWPTTNFSTDEIIHKLRYIRPATSFRSSYAYDNLLYIVAGKIIAAKSGKTWGETIRERILAPVGMTATTTSLAESAGNPDVANAHSKINDRIAAVKAMPVANAVGAVGINTNAGDIARWMNVLLAGGVVGTDANGKEIRLYSAKQAREMWTAQTPMRISEPDPRLAATRPNFLAYGLGFQLRDWQGKLLAMHSGALQGFYSKVVLVPEAKLGIAILTNAESGGSLNALQYQLLDRMLDPAATTDWIGIVKAVEDEKHAKELARVKQANAARASKSQPSLARTAYDGEYEDPWYGIATIRHDGNKQILTMSRTPDLTGELEHYQHDTFIVRWKERNFNADAYVTFALNPDGSIERMRMQPISTETDFSYDFQDLNFTPVKKTAP
- a CDS encoding TldD/PmbA family protein, with the protein product MTILTQEQTKHITDRVLSFSKADECIVTVSGSRNGNIRFARNQVSTAGLADDTNISVTVAFGKRQGTATINEFDDKSLEKVVRRAEDLARLAPENPEFMPAVSKQEYKASQTFNAKTAAIDPEFRAQTAAYAIEACKKNKLVAAGFFTDGNQISSVANSNGVYGHQQQTSLDFTCTVRTEDGRGSGWVKRSASDANKFDAREAADVAIEKALRSVDAKALEPGRYTVILEPAATSELLGYMLFGFDARQTDEGRSFLSKKGGASRLGDKLFDQQVNIWADPWNPDVPVLPWDTENLIARKRMDLIKDGKVNALNYSQYWAKKKGVPATATPGNIIMAGTDKSTAELIANTKKGVLVTRTWYIRMVDPQSVLLTGLTRDGTFYIENGKIKYPIKNFRFNESPVTMLNNIEEIGKPVVIGGDEVPFQMLIPPMKVRDFNFTSLSDAV
- a CDS encoding S1C family serine protease: MKIVRLAAAAAIALASCTLQAQEASQATAPPTSAPPVSPAVENSVVRIFSTLRRPDPFKPWTKATPQDITGSGVVIEGKRILTNAHVVGYASQVQVQASQDGDKVGATVVAIARGMDLALLKLDDESFFDKHRPVARTSVLPDVREAVMAYGYPMGGTSLSVTKGIVSRVEFVPYGYGSAGLRVQIDAPINPGNSGGPVIDGDKMVGLAFSVAANAQNIGYVIPNEEVELFLRDVADGRYDGKPLLLDDIQTLENPILRQYLKLDKSVDGVIVHRPYRSDAAYPLKEWDVITRIGDYPIDNQGMVRLGPNLRVRFQYRVQQVAKNGKVPLTIVRGGKTMQVQVPVNGQRPLLIPALDGDYPSYFVYGPIVFSRATAEYLSFISGNAQLLNAYSFNASPLVTRRGDEPDAQREELVVVSSPFFPHKLVTGYSNRFGAVVESINGVPVRSLRHLVALLRDLKDDLVVLRFDQRLGETMVLPRQAMVDATEGVLQDNGIRSQGSQDMLDVWNGKKN
- a CDS encoding TldD/PmbA family protein, coding for MERRTFLKIGAGTAGAMLVPVFGNAIAAEELLTAMPVAAKKALADIALNAATKAGASYCDVRIGRYLNQYIITRDLNVENVTNTESAGVGVRVVCNGAYGFAATNDMTPDGIAGAARQAVAIAKANAKLQSEPVRLAPVKGVGEVSWATPIVKDWRAVPIKDKAELLIAANKAGMDAGASFMQSMLFQVNQQKYFASTDGSYIDQDLQRMWAPFSATAVDKASGKFRSRNGLSTPVGMGYEYLDARKEDKIKAAGGVATLYTKSYDIVEDARAAGRDAKRKLTAKSVTPGKYDLMLSPEHLYLTIHESVGHPTELDRVLGYEANYAGTSFATLDKWESKSFKYGSPLVNIVADKTTPGSLGNVGYDDEGVKTKRWDIIKDGILVSYQATRDQAHIIGKEESDGCSYADSWSNVQFQRMPNVSLQAGQKKLTPDEMVKDIKKGIYIVGEGSFSIDQQRYNFQFGGQLFYEIKNGKIGQMLEDVAYQSNTQDFWNACTAICDERDWRMGGSFFDGKGQPPQISIVSHGSSTARFNGINVINTARKIG
- a CDS encoding TMEM165/GDT1 family protein encodes the protein MDAFLVSTGIVALAEIGDKTQLLAFLLAARFRRPLPIVAGIFVATIANHAFAAAVGALVSRLLGPDVMRWVLGIAFLGMAAWIMVPDEVDEDETPLARFGVFLTTLLAFFVAEMGDKTQVATVALAARYSSAVAVVAGTTLGMMLANVPAVYFGDRIAGRIPLKLVHGLAALVFAVLGIATLLGAGRNLGF
- a CDS encoding TldD/PmbA family protein; translated protein: MERRTFLKIGAGTAGTMLVPVFGNAIAAEELLNPLALSFKKSLADTAMDAAKKAGASYCDVRIGRYLNQYITTRDLNVESVTNTESTGIGVRVIAAGAYGFAATNSLTPDAVAGAARQAVAIAKANAKLQTEPVQLAPVKGVGEVAWATPIKKDWRSVPVKDKADLLIAANKAGLAAGASFMTANLFQVNQQKYFASTDGSYIDQDIHRLWAPINATAVDKATGKFRARAGLAPPVGMGYEYFDVKPEHKVRAAGGVATLYNGGYDIVEEAKNAGRQAREKLTAKSVDPGKYDLVLAPENLFLTIHESVGHPTELDRVLGYEANYAGTSFCTLDKWESRQFNFGSKIVNFTGDKTAPGSLGAVAYDDEGVPAKRWDIIRDGILVNYQATRDQAHIIGEKESHGCSYADSWSKVQFQRMPNVSLVPGKQKLTPDEMVKDVKKGIYILGRGSYSIDQQRYNFQFGGQLYFEIKDGKIGQMLEDVAYQSNTQDFWNACTAICDERDWRMSGSFFDGKGQPSQVSAVSHGTSTTRFNGINVINTGRKIG